The window GGCCGCCGTCGTGGAGGTCTACAAGAAGCGACAGCTCTCGGCCGCGCGGCTTGCGGGCCTGCTCGACGACCAGGGGGCCATGGTGCGCCACCTCCTCTCCACGGCCTTCATAAGCCTCGCCCTCAGCAACATACCGGCCGTCTGCGGCCTGCTCATATACTTCTTCGGTCTGCTCTTCGGCGACTTCTTCGTGCTGGCCGGCTTCTCCCTCGTCCTCCTGGCCTACAACATCCCGACCGTAAGGTACTGGGAGAGGCGGATCGCGGCGGCCGCCGCCGAGGCGGGGCGGGGCGACGTGTCGGCCGGCACTGTGGCATAAATGAGATAACGGGGCCGCCAGTTGCATCAAGAACACACAGCGGCCCGCGCCGCCTCGGCGCAACCCTTTGAAATGACACCCTTTGAGTGTGTGGCACGCTTATTGCAATATCAGTTGAGTCATGAGTCAGAAGACACTTGACAAGAAGATAGGTTTCAGCGGCATAGGGATTCACACCGGCGCGCAGTCTACGGTTACCGTACTGCCGGCCGCCGAACACACGGGCATACGTTTTGTCAGGACCGACCTCGCCGACAGGCCGGTCATCAGGGCCGCGGCCTCCAATGTGGTCGACACGCGCTGCGCCACCACGCTCGGCGCCTCGGGGGCGACGGTGAGCACCGTCGAGCACCTGCTGGCGGCCTTCTACGGTCTCGGCGTGGACAACGCCGTCGTCCGTGTGGACGGCCCGGAGATACCCATCATGGACGGCAGCGCAGCGGTCTTCGCCGAAATGATCGTCTGCGCCGGTCTGCGCGAGCTCGACGCCCCCCGCGAGTACGTGGTGGTCAAGAGGCCCGTCAAGGTGTCCGACGGCGAGAGCTTCGTCATGATTCTGCCCTGCGACTCCATGGAGTTCTCCATGGACTACAGCATGGACTTCGCCCATCCCGTGCTGGCCAGCCAGAACTTTTCGGGCTCCTTTTCGGGCGAAACCTTCATAAGGGAGATAGCGCCTGCCAGGACCTACGGCTTTCTCAGCGAGGTGGAGATGCTGCGGGCCAACGGACTCGCCCTCGGAGGCTCGCTCGCCAACGCCCTCGTCATCGACGATACGCGCATACTCAACGACGAGGGGCTCCGCTATCCCGACGAGATGGTCCGTCACAAGGTCCTCGACCTCATGGGCGACATATCGATCCTCGGACGTCGCCTCATAGGGAGGCTCGTCGCCTACCGCTCGGGCCACAGGCTCAACTACGAGTTCGTCAAGAAGCTCCTGCACAGCGCCGACCGCTGGGAGCTGCGCCGCGGCTCCGGGCCCCGGGACGCCGAAGACAGGGGCTTGCGGGCCGTCTCCCTCGAGAGCCGCCGGCTCTACGGGTCCGACGGCAAGCCGGGCGAGAGCGCCGACTTCGTCATCTTCTGAAGAGGGGGCTCCTTTGAGACGGGGGGCTTTGAGGCGAGGGGGTCCTCTGAGACGTGGGGGTCCTCTGAGACGTGGGGGTCCTCTGAGAGGGGGGCGGGCGCGCTTTCCCTGCGACGGGGGGACTCCTCCGGCGCGTTTCCACTATGTGGCGGGTGCGGGGGCAGGGGCCGGGGGCGGTGTCCCTCCTCTTCGTCCTCTGCCGGTCCCTGCCGCCCCTTCCGTGGCGGCCTCCCCTCTAAATAGGTCCTGCGGGCCCCTTTCCCCCGCCGCTTCCCTGCGCGGCGGCCTCCGTCGTATTGCAAATCCCCATGCCCTGTGGTAGACTCTGTGCAGGCCGGTGGCGGTGTCCCCGGGCGGACTCGGTGTCGCGCCGCAGGGGCCGCTTCCAGCGTCCGCTCTCGGTTTCAGCCGTCGGGATCCCCCTGCAGGGACATAGGGATATTGAAAGAGTCGCGGCAAGAGGTCATAACCCGGATAGACCTTGAGGACAACGACGCGGCCCTCCAGATCTTCGGAGAGGGCGGCGAAAACCTCAAGAGGTTCGAGCGCCGCCTCGGCGTGCGGATCGCCACCAGGGGCGCCGTCGTAACCATACAGGGGGCCGCCGACAAGGTCGATGTGGCCGGCAGGGTCATAACCGAGGTCGCGGACCTCGTCTCCCGTGGGTACGCCCTCCACCCCACGGACCTCGACTACGCGGTGAGGATACTGTCGGCCGACAGGAACGCGAGGCTCGCCGACATATTCCTCGACACCCTCCTCGTCTCCTTCAAGAAAAAACGCATCGTCCCCAAGAGCGTTGCCCAGAAACGCTACATCGACGCCATGCGGCGCAGCGACATGGTCTTTTGCATAGGCCCTGCCGGCACGGGCAAGTCATATCTCGCCATGGCCGCCGCAGTGGCCGCCCTCACAGAGAAGAAGGTGGACAGGATAATCCTCACCCGGCCGGCCGTCGAGGCCGGCGAGAAGCTCGGCTTTCTGCCCGGCGACCTGGCCGCCAAGGTGGACCCCTATCTGCGCCCCCTCTACGACGCCCTCTACGACATGATGGACTTCGACCGGGCGAGCAGGCTCATAGAGCGGGGCACCATCGAGGTGGCCCCCCTGGCCTTCATGCGGGGGCGCACGCTCAACGACTCTTTCGTCATCCTCGACGAGGCCCAGAACACGACCCTCGAACAGATGAAGATGTTCCTAACCAGGCTCGGCTTCGGCAGCAAGGCGGTCATAACGGGCGACATAACGCAGGTGGACCTTCCCCTCGCCACGCCCTCTGGCCTTGTCGAGGTGATCAAGGTCCTCGAAAGCGTGAGCGGCATAGAGTTCGTCTACTTCAGCGAGCTCGACGTGGTCCGCCATCCCCTCGTCCAGGATATCGTCAAGGCCTTCGACAGGCTCGAATCGAGGAAGAAGAGCCGTATAGTGGAGGAGCTGTGAGGGCCGGGCCTGCTCCCCCCAAGGATACGGACGCTCACCGGGAAGATAGTCAACCCTATTCTTCACCGACGGACGGCTCGACGAGTGCGGATTGACGCCGGGGGCTCTCCACTCCGTCGTCCGAAGCTTCGAGTGCGTGTTCACGGGCATATGCCACCAGAGGACAGACCATCCCGGGCCGGACTGCGGGCTCGGAAAGGAGGCCGGGACTGAAGGTTGCGGTTCTGAACAGGACGAGAAGGCGCGGCGTGGTCGGGACGGTACGCAAGGCGGTGGAAGCGGCCCTGGAAGGCTCGGTCTCCGGTGACGCCGAGGTCAGTGTCCTGCTTACCGACGACGAAGAGATAAGGGGGCTCAACCGCCGCTACCGGGGCAGGGACGCCCCGACGGACGTGCTGAGCTTTCCCATGGACGACGACGTCATGGTGGGAGATATCGTCATATCGGTGGAGCGGGCCCTGGCCCAGGCCTCGGAGCTGGGTGTGGCGCCGGAGCGCGAGCTCGCCCGTCTGGCCGTGCACGGGGCGCTCCACCTCATCGGATACGACCATGTCCGCGGAGGCCGGCAGGCGGCCAGGATGCGGGCGAGGGAGGAAGAGGTTATGGCGGCCATCGAGCGGGGGGACGGCGCTTCTGGACATGAACGGCCGCGCCGTTTATAATAGTGCGCCTGCGCCCGCCGCGCGGCGGGCCTGAAAAAAACGACAAGAGGACCTGCCCCGATGGATGTCAAGAAAAGCCTTTTCATCTTCCTTGCAGCGCTGGCCGTCGTCTACGGCGGCTACGGCCTGGGCCGCGCCGTCGCCGGTCCCAAGCAGGGGCTCGACTACGCCCAGTACTATATGGCGGGCCGCATGGTCGTCGAGGGCGATGGCGGCGCGCTCTACGAAAGCGGCCCCGACTACCAGCGGCGAGCCGAGCGCTACGGCGTCGAGGGCGTGGTCGCCGAGGGAGAGCGTCTCGACGTGATGACCAACGCCTATCCGCCCTTCGTGGCCCTGCTCTCCGCCCCG of the Deltaproteobacteria bacterium genome contains:
- a CDS encoding UDP-3-O-acyl-N-acetylglucosamine deacetylase; the protein is MSQKTLDKKIGFSGIGIHTGAQSTVTVLPAAEHTGIRFVRTDLADRPVIRAAASNVVDTRCATTLGASGATVSTVEHLLAAFYGLGVDNAVVRVDGPEIPIMDGSAAVFAEMIVCAGLRELDAPREYVVVKRPVKVSDGESFVMILPCDSMEFSMDYSMDFAHPVLASQNFSGSFSGETFIREIAPARTYGFLSEVEMLRANGLALGGSLANALVIDDTRILNDEGLRYPDEMVRHKVLDLMGDISILGRRLIGRLVAYRSGHRLNYEFVKKLLHSADRWELRRGSGPRDAEDRGLRAVSLESRRLYGSDGKPGESADFVIF
- a CDS encoding PhoH family protein produces the protein MLKESRQEVITRIDLEDNDAALQIFGEGGENLKRFERRLGVRIATRGAVVTIQGAADKVDVAGRVITEVADLVSRGYALHPTDLDYAVRILSADRNARLADIFLDTLLVSFKKKRIVPKSVAQKRYIDAMRRSDMVFCIGPAGTGKSYLAMAAAVAALTEKKVDRIILTRPAVEAGEKLGFLPGDLAAKVDPYLRPLYDALYDMMDFDRASRLIERGTIEVAPLAFMRGRTLNDSFVILDEAQNTTLEQMKMFLTRLGFGSKAVITGDITQVDLPLATPSGLVEVIKVLESVSGIEFVYFSELDVVRHPLVQDIVKAFDRLESRKKSRIVEEL
- the ybeY gene encoding rRNA maturation RNase YbeY, whose protein sequence is MKVAVLNRTRRRGVVGTVRKAVEAALEGSVSGDAEVSVLLTDDEEIRGLNRRYRGRDAPTDVLSFPMDDDVMVGDIVISVERALAQASELGVAPERELARLAVHGALHLIGYDHVRGGRQAARMRAREEEVMAAIERGDGASGHERPRRL